The genomic window aaacatgtaggtcgcgtccggccaattcgtagaaaaaattaaaaggagcacgacgcaaactggaaaagAAGCCCGGCTTCAACtctcctcggaggtatatcgcgctttGTATTTTTCCTTTTTATGTTATCGCTCCGTGCAACTTGTATAAAATCGCTTAATCCGGTAAATAGAGCGGTTAAACAGCGGCTCTGTTTCCAAATGGACATCAAGTTTGGTGACACCCTCTCAAAATGTGGGAGTATCGTGtttcgcctcatccaataggtgcaactCACTAATTTCCTCTAACGGGCGTGCAAGGAAGCGTTGTAGTTTAAATAGGGTTAGCCCAGGGAGATAAGGTGTTAGAGGAGtttgttccacattgcaattgaaaagatggttggtgtcatgtggggacaaattACAAGCGAGACATACCTTGTtaatgttggggttgattctggacgcGCGTCTCTCTGGcgaggttgctttcctcaactacGTGTTTATGATATTAATTTTTACGAAACAGCCTCACCGGGCAATCTCTGGCATAGAGGTGGGAGGCCTTTTAATGGATGTTTCTGTGGGCCTtatcttgctcttctttttcaAACGGATGGGCTCCTAAGTGCCGCATTTCTTCCTAGTTTTTACCCGATAAACCACAGAAAGTATTTGttaagcatttcatttctctgctTTATGGGGAATATTCTGTGTaagttctgggaacataagaagataTTCCGTGACAGTTCTTCAGTTCAGTTTTGACAGAGCTGAATTTTTCTGCAGTGGCTCGTATGGCTGGTATTCACAACTGGTATTCCTTGCAGCAATAATTGGTTATAATTTGTTTTTATCTATTTTTTGTAGAAATTGATATTAGGGGAGCCGACTGCAAGAAACATTATGCATGTTGTATTGAAATAAAGCCATTATTGGTATGTGGGGCAACCTCAAATCGCAGACTTTTCAGGTCCTAGTTTAGCAGGATAGTAAATGAAAAGccaattttctgtgaaaatatgtTGCAATGAAGTAATATGTCAAATACGAATTTTCATTCTGTGCGAGTCCTAAAAACAGCTAAACTTGATTTATCACCATTACAttcttattgatattagagaaaaattgtaagtttacaaacggcgatggttactaggacatgtttctgaatttcacttcttcatcagctagcttttcgggagctgagcattgaactcgaatctccaacattcatataagcgcaagcctttagctgctaagccatatgaatgtcccgttgttcgctttacaattggtctctaagagttgcctttttgtttatattccttttgatcaccatgtaggcacatacactctgtatgtagtttattcctaatggtgtggatatgatttttaggcgcgcttttgaaagcttagtaacatttgttcggatttttacagtatttgtttttaatacttgtatgtaggcacatacactctgtatgtagtttattcctaatggtactgatatgaatgttggagattcgagttcaacgctcagctcccgaaaagctagttgatgaagaactgaaattcagaaacatgtcctagtaaccatcgccgtttgtaaacttacaatttttctctaatatcaattacaaaaaaccattgtataaagcaatatgagcaaagcccgctaattaaatacatatgatcattaCATTCTTATTTATAATCCAATTTCAAAGTTTGATTTACCGTTTGAAAGGTATTTTTAGTTCTATATAACATATGAATGTCCTTTTATCCAAAACAGCAACATGCAAGATGTTTTCTGCAACCGACTCCTGGATAATAAGATTTtagtctaaaaaaaaattaaaagagagTTACTCATACGACCCGGTGCACCGTTGTTTGATATAGGCTAGATAAAGACTTTCAAGACTTTCTGAGCACAAAACAGAGCAAATTAGTATAAATTAAGCTCACACTCAAAAACCAGACTGagactgggaatgggactgggactgtatCTCGAACTGGAACTggaaataagggatggagaagaataagaaaaactatagagaagagaaaaaaaggaAGCAGAAAGAGATAGAGTTTGAAAAAGATAGAGAGATAGCGATAGATAGAGCGGAAAAGAAGTGTgagaaaagacggagagggagaacgAGATGCAGATAAAGAGACATGCAACGTCTTCCAGGTCTGTTAGTGTATTGATATATATGTTTTTGTACTCTACTTTCTTGATTGGTGTGATTTGAAACAGGTAGTTGGTCTGATATAAGTTTTGGagcagtggtcaccaaaattaaAACCGTGGCTGTGTTAGTCTAAAATCATCGcagtggtagtggtttagttgttgataaaAAAGCAATGAGGTTGGACATATGCATGCAAgtttgttaacactcaaaaatttattagtaaATAAGCCATACGAATACTATTTTATTGCTTGATCTAACGaagaatttaaacaaaacaaattgTTATCATTAAATcattaaaacattctgcgcatgggggtttttttgcaaaatatctttttggAAATGCGCATATAAACAATAAACTCCTCCAATGTTGTTACTTGGCTTGTTCAGCGACgactaaacgaaagagaataataacatGTGCGAAGTGAGCGcgcataattatttcattagctgGTGATCACTGTTTAGGAGTTAGCAGCAGAGGTAGCTAATAAAATTCTTTTTAACTTAAACGTGTTTGGTTTACTTTAGACATCTACATTATATAAATAAAGCGCCTAAAATTGTAcctcaaatttgtaaaaaaaaaaatgtatagagaAAATATCGCTGGAAATGTGTGCCAGCGTTGTTACGACCAATAGTCCACGGGCATCGCCAGCAAAATAGGTGCCAACAACTTTCCCGCGTTTCATGTTAGCAGCAGTCAGCAgttgtttatattaaatttcCTCGGTTGGCAAAACCGATTTTTACGCCGCGCTACCACTCACACACACACCCATACATGCCGCTTTAGCGCTCTACCGTATTCAATAGATAACGACTTCGCTTTGTTTCTTTCTTAATAAAATAAGTTGCCATTTACGatgtatttgttgttattgtctTTGTCTTTTACAGAATTGCGAGTATTTTAATATTATCGCAAAGACAGAAGAATTGCGCAAAAAAGTGCTAAAAAGTTGCTTAGTTGAGTCGAGAGTCAAAAGCAAAAATCAAAAGCAAAAGCAAATCAGTATTAGCAGCGGAAGAATAGGCGAATCGTAGGTGCTGTTAGTTTCAGTTTATTCGCGCTTGGCACCGTTGACGGATTTCTATTCGCTTGTTAGTTCCAAGCGGTAATAACGATACGCTTACTAACAGTCAAACTTTCAAGCGTTATTAGGATTTTTTTGCGCCAATACGCAATTTGTTTATTCCAGAAATTAAAAACCGTTGCAAATGTATTGCACtttaatatttcattaaatacagTGATTGaatgcaaatttaaatttttgtgaatTTAAGCCATTTGTCAGTTTCCGtttatttgttataaaaaattttttttttggaattttgtttcTTTAAAACTGGCGTAGTCTTCGACAAACTAAATGTAAATGTGCGAATTTCTTAAAATAGAAAAGActataaatgtgtttttttttgtatatgtattaacctgggtcgatttgtatggacgaaagttaaccgatatagcgccatcgatttttcgataggatttgggctcaggaaaaaaagttccagtacgcataccaaaaaaaaaaaattttcgagcctgcgaaaaaaaaaaatggcgaaagcgtaaatttttcgaccaaaacactccccaaaacccaaaaaatatttttttttttcacaagcctgttgtaaaaacgttggcgataccagttttttgaaaaaaaaaaaaaaatgtttcttgtgTCTTGGCGAGTGTTTTGGTGTAAAATTGacactttcgccatttttttcgcaggctcgaaaattattttttttggtatgcgtagtggaacttttttcctggcgataacagttttttgaaaaaaaaaaaaatactttttgtgtcttggggagtgttttggtcgaaaaattaacCCCTTCAACATTTTTtctttcgcaggctcgaaaattattttttttggtatgcgtagtggaactttttttcctgaacccaaatcctatcgaaaaatgaaTGGCGCGctattggttaataaatcgacccactctaatatgtatacataatatatgtgtatgtatgtatgtaatatatgctTTCATGCACTATTTAAATATATgtcaaaataaaagcaaaatctaCGTTCGACTTTGTTGTTTCTTGTAGTGTTTTAAATTTGGAATTTCGTTTGTTTACTTTTtgacaaaataaattttgttagTTTTACTTTGAAATAATATTATGTGACCTTAAGAAATATAGAGTGATATATTTATTACAAACTTTaaacaaaaagtttttaaatgtgTGTTAATAATTTTGTTCGTTTTTTAGtgcaataaatataaaatagaatCAGCAATGGCCTCCTCAACAAAGAATTtgaaaattctttcccttttgtGTGATTTTATTTATGCGGTGagtgtaactaaataaataaattaaaattttttttttaaatagtaaccCACGTGGTTAAATTTATATAAACATATGATATACAGTGGCGGATCCACGGTGGGAACTGGGAGAgagtgaaattttatttatttttgtaaaaattaatataataaactGCGGAAAAAACTTCTTTTCCTATATCGAAAAATGCCTCCAATATTTATCTCCTAAGGAAGATACATCTGACACATTGTTAGCCGCGTATGAAAGTCTGGCCCagaagtacaatgacaaagtcTATAATACGAGCATTCCATCGAAAATCGTTGATTTTTCGCCGATTTTTCAATTGCTTGGatccttattaattttcaatgccaatttattttaaatgtatCACACCTCAGAaagaatttaaaagaaaaataattttcaaaaattcctTAGCAACCATTTTTCTATTTCTTGAAAAATGAAGAATGTTCATTTCTGAAAATAAACTAAGCCTATACCTGTATTATGTATGTGAATAAAagtaaactggagtaaatttccatgtataaacattaggccgggtcgatttaaaaatcgctcattgctctatgaaaatcgtattctagggatcaaaataagaaactttgccgaaggaaccatacctctaaaacgaattctgatgtcccaccctttgggtcgaacttttgggtaggggcaatttcaattctacctactgtgtcttgtggtggcttaaaaaaaaacaaaacacaagcaattttacgatctgcaattgtgtcacagtgataccttcattttttaaacggttcaataaaaaacccacacaactatgtttacgacatgcaaatgcatcacagtaatgccttggttttaaaagggggttgtaaaaacgctaatttctaataatttttgtaaatttattttctattactaagttaaattcattttttcatttacatatgttctgactaaataaatttctaaagagaaaaataaactccaaaaagaaaaaacataggcatttcaaagtgggatttttcaaaatttgctcctaCGACCCAaatggggggacatcagaattcgttttagaggtatggttccttcggcaaagtttcttatagaatatgattttcatagagcaatgggcgatttttttgcctccccacaaatcgacccggcctaataaacATTGTTTGAAGTCCTAcatgtttttcgatactgaggcTCCCAACGACCTTTGCAAGGCAGGAAAATattcactgagaaactttccaTGGCATAAACACACTAGCAGTCTCTGCCGCGGAGCCACACTGCTTAGAGAAAATTTTCTAATTGAgataacttgtttctaaatttttatactcaacgtgctttgcaaTCGAATCGAGtaatatagaattccatatatcaaaattcccaggatgtaaaaagtaattgatttcgctatgttcgtccgtccgtccatccatcTGTCCTTCCATTTGTCCGTCTACCCTTACGCCTATCAGTGATCACGATAAATTgaacaaatattgagatatctttttgaAATTCAGTATATGGATTTCTTGGCAGGGaggctgcctttactataaggaatgctttgagagaaattaacgaattcggttaaggaccacgctcacttttatataaaagatttttaaaagggtcgtggaggaataaaataagctttatattTGCAACAAAGAGCTGTATGTTAGTGGTATTTCTTTGCCCAAGTGGAATTAAAACAAGAAATGAGAAACaagttcaaatttttgaaaatgggtgttgcACGGCCCCTTtaatgaccaagcaattttctgtttcgggagccgcagctcgaagaaaaattaaaggatcgtaataaaattgtgtacacagattttccctatagcaggaaataattCTAGTGAAAATGGACAAAATGGACacgatcggttaaagactacggcacttagatataaaataagtttaaaaggttcgtagactagagtaataagctataacttagcaaaaaatagttttgtatcaatgattttcacttatgaagttttattttaagaggaaatggggagacatttttcttttaaacggtcggtgtcacgtgttatgtataaaagtaatttaCCTGAAGTGAAATATGCAATTGAAGttcatgctgagtatataatgttcggttacacacgaacttagacaccttcatttttacaagcttttatttaatttcacttggcttttgtttgtaatcaaatcttgcaagttaaatttgatacacttcccggtttccgattgagctgaaattttgcacgcatgtataaagctgtagtcattgtggccatttgtcgtatcgctgtagtcgtatccctaacgtaatcagctctttatcgttacgacggtaaaccaaaaaccaattggttcgctacgatatggttacgaccttaagcgccaaatacacgacacgaacatttccgcgaacattcccgttatgttatgtttctgcgaccttttctgtcgtgtatggtgatGTTTGCCCGTTCGCGCAAATGtccgccaaaaatcaaaatattttaatttttggcgaacatttgcgcgaactgttcctgcgtgtatggcgaaatagctcataatcgtagtaatttctgaacggaacagatgtgcgcggaaaagtaaaatggacaataaaaaatgtctgagggaatttattgaaatgtataaatctttgccatcattgtggcaagtaaaaagcaaagattattgtaatagaattaaaaagaataatgattatgcgactttaattgccacagcgagcaatattgctgcagcacaattgttgtccgtattcatcgctgtctgaaagagaactaatgttcggccaaaagttcgtatggtgtatggccaaagctgcgaacaagattgcggaatgttcgcggaaatgttcgtgtcgtgtatttgacgctttagcggcaccaacaatcgattgcattgattctcataaggttggtcaaatcagctgttataaggttaccgatacggttaccgataaagcaccaatgtctgcagcttaactccgatgacaatgtaatatcACTTTGCGAGAATTAGACATATTAATCGAAAACAGAGTTATTGGTAAAAGCTTTGTGCTCACCTtggcataaaagcctaagtcctcaagaacgcaggtaacttcgctttctTTGTTGCATACAACGAatgtagaagttaggctgttatcgctaaatgttgcatacttttctgcgcactttattttgttttacagatttttggcgatggaacagagcagagatctgcaatgagtaacaataaaatatgataagTTAGTtgacactcgaatagaagaacttgactgttcaaagttgacttcgaagaaaccttcttatgttgatgcattaaaagaaatggataggatgagaaacgttaaaaataactaagtaaaggttACATAACTAATTGAAACAATATTTTAGcctactaaaattaaaaaaaaaaatgatatttaaattaaatttaagaaaaaaattttctaagaacaagcttttattacttgttaataaaacgaactaaaaagtaaaaaataaaattaaagaaaacaagttttttaaatataagcttttattattggttaataaaattaactaaaaagtaaaaaattaattgactgtaaagaaatataatactttataagttcattgtaacctttaacgataattattctttttcgtcagcaacaacaaataattatatatttttaacattacaactttacacctaaattattaaatcttacagtttatatcacaatcctaattgttctaataaaagcgtgttacattgtgataaaaagaaaaggaggtcctaaatgttcttaattataccatcaaaatttaacacgctttttattagaacaattaggactgtgttttttttttaatgttaaaaatatataattatgtacaatatgtaCGCGTtgctaattaaattttttctaaaactgTAAGATTTATATCAAAATGAATATTTGTTTAGTTAAACACAAAATTAGATAAGTAAATGTGCATATAatcttacaaatataaaataccgGCATGCGCTTGTTTATACAACAAGTAAAAATTAgctgtgtgtatgtgtatgtgcgcCGTGTCGTATGGGTAACTTACCTTCATTTTCAAACGACCTATAATAAAGTATATCTTTAAAGCGGTGACAAAAACGTTTTTAACTTGCAAGAGTTAAAATAAGTGATTTGTTAAAAAACTAAATGCTTTTTTGTTACGACAACAAAAAAGCCTTTAACTATTTTATGTGAAGTATTTATTTGTGATGTGTATATTATTATATCTAGTATCTTGCTTGTTTTGCGAAtttcatacatatttacaaagCTATTTAAACCATCACTCACAGTCACCATTCACAACTTCTATTCAAACACTTtgccattcattcattcatttgctTACTCATTTTACGTTTATTTAGCCATCTATTGGCTTGTGCTATTTGATTAAAAATTACACACCTtgaaatgtatattaaaaaataaaaaaaattctccagaAACTGCGAACTGTATATAAAAGCAATGAAAGCATTGTAAAATAACTTAAAGCATAAAAACTATaaacagaaaaatgaaatgacgtGCAAAATTGAGTCCCTCAGCAAATCAAATACAGTCAGTGTCAAAAGAAAGTGTACAAAAAGGAATGTAGCAAAAAGACTTACCGCCCCTGCAATTTATTCCTTTGTATATAAGTAATAAATATCACAACTCCTGGGCAGATTATACCAgcttaaggcgtggcacatttccattgaaaatgcgcaaacccatttttttaattttcgagaaTAATGCccgacaaattttataaaaagttgtaaatatgctgttttacttataatttttggaaataggcGTGACGCTTCCCATTTTTCAATCaaacattttccaaattttttttatgagacCAATTGACGTATCAAGTCAAAATCAGGTACACATATTTCTCCCACAtttgttaaggaccacgccaattctgtaaaaattttgtttttttttttttaaataaaggatCATAGGCCAATGTAAAAGGTAATATCTTTGCGACAAATATCTTCATATCAATcgtattttacttttaaaatagcattataataaaaaatttaagaaataaaatatttgaaatgggcGTTTCATCCCTCTTTTTGGGCCATTCATTATACTGCGTTTCGATAGCCATTATTGGAAGAACAATTGAACTATTGTGAAGAAAGTCTATGTCcttgttttttataaatatgaatatttccAATAAAATCGGCCAAAATACATTTAATAAACACCTCCCTTTTAACAACACTTAGTGTCAGAAAACTGAAACTAGATGAATTGTACGACAGCCCTTTACTGCTATCGCTACTTCGCTCTGTCAACTAGCGCCAATCggtcacaccaatggagtttcaatcgttttccacctgatccttccagtggagtgggggccgccctctacctcctaGCAGGGtttcgataaaaatattttctatcattcgcataacatggcctagccagcgtagccgctgagttttaattcggaggactatgttgatgtctgcgtacagctcgtacagttcataattaaatcttcttcggtactcgccatcgccaacgcgtagaggtccgtaaatcttttgaaaacttttctctcgaaaatcCCAAGAGCCGCTTCATATGATTcacgcttctgcaccatataacatgacgggtacgataagtgaattgtgcagcatgattttcgtttgcggacagaggaatttacttttcaattgactacctagtccaaagtaacatttattggcaagagtgattcttccctgtatttcagagctgatggtgttgctagtgttgatgctggttcccaaataaacgaagtcttttactatttcgaaattatggctgccaacagtagcgtggttgctaaggtgcatatgcgccgactctttgctcgatgacagcaggtacttcgttttgtcttcattctCCTCCAAAACCAataaatttgttaatttcttgtctttagtttggcaacgctgcctttcaTAAACCtatcttttcaaaaataaatgttgGCCTCTAGCTgtatgttttaaatgaaacacaacggcgacatctgcctttcataactcatttgtacaaaaatatcacgaccttgGTTTCACcagtctcccaatgatccagagcattcccatgAAGAATGATCGGGATACGGAACTAGAAATTCACTGTATGATGGCTAATTTGTGTAAAGTGAGGATGTTGGaacaaaaagagaaataaatgctGTTAAGAATCAACCTGATGCAAATAAgtggtttttttaattaatggAAAACCATAAAACAGTTTTAACAAACATGGAAGAAGAACAAGAAAGtttgtctaagttcggatgtaaacgAACATCATATACTCAGCTAGAAATATATCGCACAGTTCTTTTGGTTCATCGAAAGAGGGGTGTTTATTTAATGATTTCGGGTATTTTATAAGAAGTATTCCTCTTCGTACAGGAAATAAGTGTAAAGGGTTTCTGCccccatttaaaaatgtttaagttacgtcaatcggtcttcgagttatggctgcaGAAACGGTAgccatttaaaaatgtttaagttacgtcAATCGGTCTTCGAGTTATTGCTCCAGAAACGGTAGCCAATGCATGATTAaataagaggcggtgccacgcccgtttcaaaaaattgttgtcattaatttaattgttttaaataCACTTTAGAAGAGAAAAAGCGTATTAAGAactttttataaggttttgtCGGGCATGACtctcgaaaataacaaaaaacccgATTCTGGGCATTTTCAATGGAAATGTGCAACGCCTTAACCTTAAGTTATCGGCCCAAAAGTTTGGAAATTAATTACCTATATACAAAGGAATAATTGGAGGGGGAGGTACCGcttttttaaaaacttctttttttcaTGCAAAATATATCCAGtctaatatgcatacatatgcaaCTTTATATCGATGGCCAAGAGCAATACTTTACCTAAACCTATGAAATTATTGAGCAGAAAATTAGTACAGCTAAATTTTATTATGCATTATACTCACTTGCAATGGAAATGTTTCCCTCCATTTTATCTTTACACTATTTTCAACTTCTATAACCGCTAAATGGGTATCCTAAACATTATATATTGATGGCTTAATATAGAAAAGGCGTATCTACACTTTTCGTTACTTTTCAGGAGAAGGAAAAAACTGAATAAAACCTTAAAAACTTAAAATGCAAAACACATTTCTAttgcaatttttattcaaaaaaggTAACAAATTCAATTCTGGtataattttgttattatttttaatttctttgaaGTTATTTGAGATCGggctttttgttattatttttcttgaaaataaatttaagttaGGGCTTTTTGTTGTAAGTTAATATTAGGACAAACTAATATAATAATTCATGTttgaagtaaaataaataattaaaactaaaatacatATTTCAAGGCAGATGTTATTATACTGAAAACAAATTAGGTTTTATAaggtaaattatcataaaaatggTGGCAATCTGCTGGAAGATATTTTTTTAGATCTTGCAAATGGTCCCACTGTTTTTAGATatggctgttttctctttataaaGACAATCGGGGGACATATTTTCAATCGGAAACTTCGATCTCTGTGGGAGTAACTGATATTCATTTGTtacatttgttttaaaataaattgatCCTGACGGGTCATACGCCAAGGCTCGAAGCATGCTTACTGTATGATCTCCAATGCCCCTGCCTGTAATTTAAGAAAAGcttaagtacatatatatatctaaaAAGTTGTTTCAGTGTGCAATATTCACCTGGTCTTATTGATGTGTATATctttgaaatattttcgaaatttaaaaaataatcatAACGCAAATGGTGCGCTTGTAGAGGTGCTGGAACTTTTCTAGCTTCCTTAATAAGTTGAACAAATTGAGACGGCAAGtttattggttttttatttatttttctctctATAAGGGAATGCGTTGCATCACATTCCATTTGCGTATGACCACTTATTAAAAACTTCTGTTCAATTGCTATTTCGGTTTcctttgaaaaattcaaaaaggcGTTAGACAAAACAGTATTACGACTTTGGTGAAAGCAACCATCCGAGTAAATAATAATGTGATAGGTTTCAGGCGATCGAGCATGGAAATTCCTTAAGTGCTTAATAATACATGTAGCAAAAACAGAAGAGAATACATTTCCATCTGTTTCATCCCACACATAATTATATGATTCatgcgttacaatattatagACAGTAAAGTTATGTAGTTGAAGCTTCATTTTATAATATGCAGCACTCGCGTTTAGTTGAGGCACTAAATTTAACTGCCTGCACATCCATACAGAATACTGCACATAGTTCGAATTCAGCATTTTTGATATCGTTTTGCTTTTCTACAcgcattttttcgatttcttCTCTATGTTTTTCGTATTGCTCATCGGAAACATTATTGGCTTTATGTGATACGCATAAATTGCACTGATCTTTTCTTggcttaaaaatataataatttaatacctttattaATTGCGTAAATATTGGGTACGAAAATTTTAGACCTCCATTTTCTTTTTAGGATTCACACTTGTTGACATAAAGCTTGTAAATCTcctgatatgaaaaaaaatccgaTTCGAAGTAAAATTTTTTGCTATCTTTTCTACAATAATGTGACTCCATTTTTGGCAACTCCTCtagcaattttttttcgaaagtcACGTCGGTTTTTTGCGCCAAATTAAAGCTTTATCGGGACTGCATTGAGTACCGTGTTAACCCCACTGCTAATCCAATTTCGAACCATCTTTTCCTTTACTCCTAGTGTTGAATAAAATATTTCACGTCACACTTGTAATCGCTTTGAATTCTGACTCAAGAAATATGATACGGACTGATTCCGTCTCGAATTTTCACAGGTTTTCCTTTTTGTTTCAGAAAAGCTTGTAAGACCTGCAACATACTGCCTCTTTTGCTCCCAGGACATCTCccaaaacaaactaaaaatttcTTTCCGCGTGGACTCATTAAACGTCAAACACTTTCTCACCGCACT from Eurosta solidaginis isolate ZX-2024a chromosome 3, ASM4086904v1, whole genome shotgun sequence includes these protein-coding regions:
- the LOC137247173 gene encoding uncharacterized protein, whose translation is MLNSNYVQYSVWMCRQLNLVPQLNASAAYYKMKLQLHNFTVYNIVTHESYNYVWDETDGNVFSSVFATCIIKHLRNFHARSPETYHIIIYSDGCFHQSRNTVLSNAFLNFSKETEIAIEQKFLISGHTQMECDATHSLIERKINKKPINLPSQFVQLIKEARKVPAPLQAHHLRYDYFLNFENISKIYTSIRPGRGIGDHTVSMLRALAYDPSGSIYFKTNVTNEYQLLPQRSKFPIENMSPDCLYKEKTAISKNSGTICKI